The genomic interval ATTAGTGTGGATCGTGTGTCCGTAGGAGAGGGTGTTCATTGTGAGTCAACAGCAGAGAAAGCGTTATACCCCGGAATTCCGGCGGGAGGCTGCCAGGCTTGTCATAGAGTCTGAGTGCCCGATTGCCCGTGTTGCAGCCGAAATTGATGTCAGCGCTGGGTTACTTTGTTGGTGGGTCGAAGCAGAGCGTGAACGTGCAGGCTTAGATGATGGCCTGAGCCGGGCGGAGCTGCGTGCCGAAAACGCCCGGTTGAGACGTGAATTGGCTGAATCTCGGATGGATAACGAGTTCTTGCCAAAGGCGCCTCCTTCTTCGCCGCGAAGCAACGAGGGCGGAAAAGTTCGAGCCAATGCAGCAGGAGGCTGTGTCCGCCGAACACAGGTCTGCGCCCCCAGACCTGGTGAAGCGGTTGTTTGACCAGGGTGAACTCAATATAGTCTGGCCCTCTGACATTACCTGTCTGCGCACCCGTGAAGGCTGGTTGTACTCGCGACGGACGTTCGCGTCGTGTCATTGGCCGGGCAATGGGTAGCGTGCACGATACCCACGTGGTTGAACGGGTTGTGCGCATGGCGCACACGCTGCGCGGTGAGGTACCGGACGGTCTGGTCTTTCATGGCTCATCCCATTTGGGGGTGTGGGTGGGGTTTGAGTCCTCTGGTCTCTAGTTGTGTCAGGCTCCGGGTTTGGTGGGGGCTGGTTTGTCTGGTGTCGGTGGTTGCTGGTTGGGGGTGGTGGGTGTGGGGGGTGTTGGTGTCTGGTTGGAGGGTGCTGTCGTGCCCGGGCGGGGGCGCAGCGTGGCGGTGGTGGGGTGGGGGCGGGTGGTGCCCGCCCAGGGGGGCCTGCTGGGTGGTGGCGGTCACGGGCGTCGTCCAGATCGTCCAGGTTCTGCCAGGGCTGTGGGTGTCGAGGTGGGCGCGGTTGCGGATGGGCTTGGCCCTTGTGACAGTGGGTTCAGGGCCTGGGCCAGCACCTGCGTAAGGGGGCCGTCCCTTTTTGGGGCCGACGCGGGGCCGCGGCGTCGGCTTGGCTCGGGGCCTGGCCGTGGCCGGTGGGTGCGGTGCTGCGCCGCGCGGTCGCAAGTGGTGGGCCAGGCCCGCCAGCGCCCCCCCTCTCGCTCACGCGGGGGCGTGCTGGTGGTAGGCAGGGGTCTTGTCCCGAGGAAGCACAGTTAGTGTGGACCACTTGCTGCCATCTTGGACCACCTGCCGTCGTTCGGACCACCTACGGACGCGTCTGGGGTGGTCCAAACGACCGAACGTGGTCCAAACGACCGAACGTGGTCCGGAACTGATCAATGGCGCTCCACACAGCGCACCGGGGCCCGGTAGCGGCCCCAGCCACCGGCCGACCGTCGCCGGCCAGACCCGCAAGCACTCAGCCGCCCGACCCATGGACCAGCCCTCCACCCCCAGGCGGGCAAGACGACGACGCCCCCCAGGCGGGCAAGACGACGACGCCCCCCAGGCGGGCAAGACGACGACGCCCCCCAGGCGTCAAAGGTGCGCCAGCATGCGCCATGAAGGCCTCCTCAGACCGCACGTGAGCGTCAACCCCGCATCCCGCCCAGCAGGCCTCCACCCAACCCGTTCACAACCCCAAAGAAAGCACAACTAGAGACCGGAGGACTCAGACCCCACCCACACCCTCAATTGGGAAGAGCCACTTTCATGCTGGTCGTGGCACGCAGCCTATCCGCTGAGCGACTCTGGGAAGTCTGCCAGGAGCTCGGTACTGCCCAGTCGGTCGGCCGTGCTGGGGTGTGTTTCGATAATGCGATGGCAGCGTCGTTCTGGTCGACGCTAAAGACCGATCGCCACCCAAAAACGACAACAAGAAACAGCAGCTTAACCACTAAGCCGCTAAACAACATGTCCACGACTTGCGGGCAACCCCACCCACCAGCTAGCCGCCGCCACTTGACACACCACATAGGGACCCCCCCGCCCAGGTCGGGCCAGGACGGGTACCGATTGTGTGCCCATCTGGGCCAACTAGTGTCCTGGGTTGTTAATTTCTGGACGGTTGGCTTTGGTGAGAATCTGTTCGGCGGTTTTGGTCCAGGTGAATGGGTGGGCGCGTTTGTTCCAGCCGGTGATGTAGGCGCGGAGCTTGTTGTTCAGGTCCTGCACGGACTTGAAGACGCCGCGGCGTATGGCCTGGCGCTCGATCAGGGAGAACCAGACCTCCACGAGGTTCATCCAGGAGGCGTGGGTGGGGGTGTGGTGGACGTGTATGTGGGGGTGGTGCTCCAGCCAGGCGCGCACGTCCTTGTGCTTGTGGGTGGCGTAGTTGTCCATGACCAGGTGCAGCTGGACGCGTTCCCCGGTGTCCGGGTCGATGGCGTCCTTGTAGGCCCTGTCCACCTGTCGCAGGAAGGCGAGGAACTCCTCGTGGCGGTGGCGGGGCCTGGTGGCGGCGGTGACCTTGCCGGTGGCGATCTCCAGCGCCGCGAACAGGGTGGTGGTGCCGTGCCGGACGTAGTCGCTGCTGCGGCGCTCGATCAGCCCGGGCTGCATGGGCAGGACCGGCATGGTGCGGTCCAGTGCCTGGATCTGGGACTTCTCGTCCACGCAAAGCACGATCGCGTTATCGGGCACGTCGGGGTTGGTGCCCAAGTACAGGCCGCAGATGTCGGTGACCTTGCCGACCGGCTCGGGGTCGGTGGAGAAGCGGAACGACTGCTCCCGCCAGGGCTTGATCCCGTAAGCCCTCCAGGCCCTGGCCACCGTCGCCGCCGACACGCCCAGCCGGGCAGCCAGCAGCCGGGTGGACCAGTGCGTGACCCCCAACGACCTCGGCGGCGGGGTCAGCGTAGCGGTCACGATCGCGGTGTGATCGACCTTGCGGGGCCGACCCGGACGATCAGCGTCCTCCAGGCCTTCCATGCCCAGGCGCTGGTAGCGGCCGCGCCACGCGATCACGGTGGTACGCGAGGCGCCCACCCTCCGTGCGATCTCAGTATTGGACAGCCCATCCGCAGCAAGAAGCACGATCCGCGCCCGCCGCACCAGCCCCGCCCGCGCGCTGCGCGAACGCACCAGTGCCTCCAGCTCGCCACGATCACCCTCACGCAACAACAGACCAGGAGCAGGACGATTAGCCACACCCCATGATCCCACCCAACCAACCGTTCAAGAACTAACGACACACGACACTAGACGCCCCCGCCCAGGTCGGGCCAGGGCGGGCGGAGCGGATAGGCTGCCCCCATGAGCCACATCCTCTCCGCGGTCGCCTGGCCCTATGCCAACGGCCCGCGCCACATCGGTCACGTCGCAGGCTTCGGCGTTCCCTCCGACGTCTTCTCGCGCTACATGCGCATGGCGGGCCACGACGTCCTCATGGTCTCCGGCACGGACGAGCACGGCACCCCCATCCTCGTGGCAGCCGACGCCGAGGGCACCAGCGCCCGCGAGCTCGCGGACCGCAACAACCGGCTCATCGTTGAGGACCTGGTGGCCCTGGGCCTGTCCTATGACCTCTTCACCCGCACCACCGCCTCCAACCACTACGCCGTGGTGCAGAACATGTTCCGCACGGTGCGCGACAACGGCTACATGGTCGAGCAGGTCACCCGCTCCGCCATCAGCCCCTCGACCGGCCGGACCCTGCCGGACCGCTACATCGAGGGCACCTGTCCCATCTGTTCGGCGCCCGGCGCTCGCGGGGACCAGTGCGACACCTGCGGCAACCAGCTCGACCCCACCGACCTCATCGACCCGCGCTCGCGCATCAACGGCGAAATCCCCGAGTTCATTGAGTCCAACCACTGGTTCCTCGACCTGCCGGCCCTCGCCGAGGCCCTGGGCGCCTGGCTGGACGAGCGCGAGACCTCCGGCACCTGGCGGCCCAATGTCATCCGCTTCTCCAAGAACATCCTGGAGGAGATCCGCCCGCGCGCCATGACACGCGACATCGACTGGGGCATCCCGGTGCCCGGCTGGGAGGACCAGCCCTCCAAGCGCCTGTACGTGTGGTTCGACGCCGTCATCGGCTACCTGTCGGCCTCCATCGAGTGGGCCCGGCGCACCGGGGACCCCGAGGCGTGGCGCCAGTGGTGGAACAACCCGGAGGCCCTGTCCTACTACTTCATGGGTAAGGACAACATCGTCTTCCACTCCCAGATCTGGCCGGCCGAGCTCCTGGGCTACAACGGCCAGGGCGAGCGTGGGGGCGAGCCTGGGGACCTGGGGGTCCTCAACCTGCCCACGGAGGTCGTCTCGAGCGAGTTCCTCACGATGGAGGGCCGCAAGTTCTCCTCCAGCCACGGCATCGTCATCTACGTGCGCGACTTCCTCTCCCGCTACCAGGCGGACGCCCTGCGCTACTTCATCAGTGCCGCGGGCCCGGAGACGGCCGACGCCGACTTCACGTGGGCGGAGTTCGTGCGCCGCACCAACGGCGAGCTCGTCGCCGGCTGGGGCAACCTCGTCAACCGCACGGCCTCGATGATCCACAAGCGCTTCGGTGAGATCCCCGCCCCGGCGCAGTTGGAGGAGATCGACCGCGCCCTGCTGGACTCGGTCGCGGCGGGCTTCGCCACGGTCGGCGACCTCATCCGCCACCACCGCCAGAAGGCCGCCCTGACCGAGGCCATGCGCCTGGTGGGCGAGGCCAACAAGTACGTGGCGGACACCGAGCCCTTCAAGCTCAAGGCCGAGGAGCAGCTGCCCCGCCTGGCCACGATCCTGCACACGCTCGCGCAGGTGGTCGCGGACCTCAACCTCATGCTCTCGCCCTTCCTGCCCCACGCCGCCAACGACGTCGACCGCATCCTCGGTGGTGCCGGCCAGATCGCCCCGATGCCGCGCATCGAGGAGGTGGACGAGCTCGACCCCGAGGTCCTGCCCAACGACTTCGTCGGCCGCACCGGCTACCCGATCATCACCGGCGACTACGCGCAGGCCCCCACCTGGGGCCGTCACGAGGTCGCCGTCGGCACACCGGTGGGCAAACCCTCCCCGGTCTTCGTCAAGCTCGACGAGGCGATCGTCGAGGAGGAGCTGGCCCGCTACTCGCAGGCACGTCCCGACGACGTCACCGGGGCCTGAGTGAGTCGTAAGCACCGCGACCGCTCGTGGCCGAGCGCCGACGCCGTCGCCCCGCTCGCGCTGGCGGTCACTGACAACCACACGCACCTGCCGGTACCGGGCCTTGAGGAGAACGGGCCCGGCTCCGACGCACCCCTGACGGCGGCCGAGTTGGTGGAGCGGGCCATCGCCGTCGGCGTCGCGCGCACGATCACCTCGGCCTGCGAGACCCCGGCCTGGGAGGGCAGCATCGCCCTGGCCCGCACCCTGGAGGGGGTGCGCGTCGCCCTGGCCGTCCACCCCAACGAGGTGGTGCTGCACGCCGGTGTGCGTGAGATCGGCCCGGACGGGCTGGAGCCGCATGTGTGCGAGCACCACGCCGAGCCGCTGGACGAGGCCATGTCCCGCCTCGAGGGCCTGGTGCGTACCAACCCTGACGCGGTGGTCGCCGTCGGGGAGACCGGTCTTGACTTCTTCCGCACGGGTGAGCGAGGGCGCGCCGTCCAGCGTGAGGCCTTCCGGGCACACATCGCGCTGGCGAAGGAGACGGGCCTGCCCCTGCAGATTCATGACCGTGACGCCCACGCCGAGTGCGTCGAGGTCCTGCTGGCCGACGGCGCCCCAGAGCGCACCGTCCTGCACTGCTTCTCCGGTGGCCCCGAGCTGGCAGCCGTGTGTGCGGAGCAGGGCTGGTATGCCTCCGTCGCGGGGCCGGTCACCTATCCCGCCAACGATGAGCTCCGGGCAGCCTTGGGCGCCGTGCCGCTGGAGCTGCTGCTGGTGGAGACGGACGCGCCCTACCTGCCACCCACACCATGGCGGGGCAGACCCAATGGCGGCTACCTCATGGGGGAGACCGTGCGTTTCCTCGCCGCCCTGCGGGGTGTGGACGAGGCCGCCATGTGCGAGCGCCTGGAGCACAACACCCGGGAGGTCTACGGCACCTGGTGAGTGCCTGTCCGACGGCGTCGGCCCGGGTGAGTGGGTTCGGTATCTTGGCTGCGGGGACGGACTTGTCCGACGGCGTCGGCCCGGGTGGGCGAGTCCGGGAGGCCGACGGCGGTGTGACCAGTCGCATTGCGACGCCATGGCGGGGTCGGCTAACGTCAACGCCAGCCTGTCAACAGTGAGGACATCGGACGTGGGACGACACTCGGACGCCGGCTCCGCCAACACAACGTTGGCCAACGTCGGAGCCCTGGCGCGCCGCAGCCTGACGCGCGGTGCCACGAACACCCCCGCTCACCGCAGCTCCTCCTCTCACCGTGGCTCCTCCTTCCGCCCTCGCACCTCCCCGGCCGTGCTGCGCGCCTCCAGTGCCGCGGCTGCGCTCGCCCTGGCGGTCTCCGGCGGCGCCTACGCCGCCGTCCAGGTCAGCGCCTCCGACGTGCGGCCCCTGAGTGAGGCTCAGGCCCGGATGCAGGCCAGTGGCGCCAGGGACGTGGACGGCGAGACCTCGGCCTTGAGCGTTGCCGGTGGCGCCGTCGTCGTCACGACCGTCACCGAGGACCAGGTGCAGGCGCACACGACGGTCGAGAGGGAGACTGACGCGCTGGCCTCCGGGCAGCGCAAGGTCGAGACCGAGGGCGTGGACGGCCTGACCCGCGTCACCTACCAGGTGGTGACCGAGGACGGTGTGGAGGTGTCGCGCGAGGAGGCCCTCAGCGTCGTCGTCACTGCCCCGGTTGAGGAGGTCGTCCTGGTGGGCACGGGGCCGGACCCGCAGGCCGCGTCCGCGGGCTCGGGGACCGCTGCGGTCGCCGTGGACGGATCGGCAGCCTCCGCGCAGGCGGCGGCCCGGGACATACTGGCCTCCCGCGGGTGGGACGACTCCCAGTTCCAGTGCCTGGTGAGCCTGTGGCAGCGCGAGTCGGGCTGGAACTACCAGGCTCAGAACCCCTCCTCGGGCGCCTACGGGATCCCGCAGGCCCTGCCGGGCTCGAAGATGGGCACGGTGGCGGCCGACTGGGCGACGAACCCGGTCACGCAGATCACCTGGGGCCTGCAGTACATCGAGGGTCGTTACGGCTCCCCGTGCAACGCTTGGGCCCACTCCAACTCGGTCGGCTGGTACTGAGCCACCCCCGGACGTGACACGTCCCATTGCCTGCCCCGTCGGAGCTCCGTTACGTTGAGCGCAGCCGACGGAAGGATCGCTCGCGTGACGCGGCACCAGAACCCGAACGACACTCCCAGCACGCCGGGCCACCTGCCCGGTGGGGACAGCGCGCACAGCGCCGCGCAGCACCGCGTGGCGAGGTCGGGCGCCCTGCTGCGTGCGGGGGCCGTGTCCACTGCCCTTGCGCTCGCCGTGTGCGGTGGTGCCTACGCGGCTGTCCGGGGGACGGACGCGGTGCTGCTGACCGAGGCACAGGCCCGCCTCGGTGCCCCCACTGATACGGGGGAGGACGTCGCCACCGCTGCGGCGCTCGACGTCTCGACGGCGCAGGTTGTCATCGAGACGGTCACGCAGGATGTCACCGACCCTCACGGCACGGTGGAGCAGGAGTCCGGTTCCTTGGCCGAGGGCGTCACCGAGGTACAGACGGCCGGTGTGGATGGCGTCGTGCGCACCACGTACCGGGTGGTGACCGAGGGCGGTGTGGAGGTCTCGCGCGAGGCGGTCCTCAGCGTCGTCGTCACCCCGCGCACGGACGAGGTGGTTCTCGTCGGCACGTCCAGGTCCGCCAGTGGCTCCGCCGAGACGACGGCGACCACCACCGCGGTCAACGACGGCTCGGTGTGGTGGAGCCTTGCCCTGTGCGAGTCCGGCGGCAACGCCGGGATCAACACGGGCAACGGCCTCTACGGCGCCTTCCAGTTCTCCCTTCCCACCTGGCAGTCCCTGGGCGGCACGGGCTACCCGCACGAGAACAGCTACGAGACCCAGCTGGCCCTGGCTCAGGCCCTGCAGGCGCGTTCGGGCTGGGGCCAGTGGCCCGCCTGCGCCGCCTCGCTCGGGCTGCGCTGAGCCCGAGTTGCGGCCGCCCTCCCCGTGAGGGTGTGCGGTGCCGGCTGCGCGGGGGTGTGCGGGGCGCGCACCCCGGCCGGGTCCTCGCGGGCGTGATCGTGCCGGAGGCTCCCGTTACGCTGGGCCCATGCCGCACCCCGCTGAGAGCCGTCCCCTGAGTGCGCAACCGGACGCTGACGCCCAGCCCTCCGGCCTGCTCGGGCTTCAGGACGTGCGCGGCCTCGCCGAAGCCCTGGGGGTGCGTCCCACCAAGGCCCTGGGGCAGAACTTCGTCCACGACGCCGGCACTGTGCGGCGCATCGTGCGCTCGGCAGGTGTGCGTGAGGGGGAGACGGTCCTCGAGGTCGGGCCGGGCCTGGGCTCCCTCACTCTGGCGCTCCTTGAGGCCGGTGCGCGCGTGGTCGCCGTCGAGATCGACCCGCTGCTGGCACGCGCGCTGCCCGTCACCGTCGCCGACCGTGCGCCCGCTGCGGCCGAGCGCCTGCGCGTTGTCACCGCCGACGCCCTGACCATCGACGGCCCGCAGGCGCTGGGGCCGTTAGACGGCGAGGCCCCGCCCACCCGTCTTGTGGCCAATCTGCCGTACAACGTTGCCGTTCCCGTGCTTTTGACGCTCCTGGGGTGCCTGCCCTCCCTGGAGAGCATCACGGTTATGGTCCAGGCGGAGGTCGCGGACCGGCTCGCCGCCCCGCCCGGCTCACGCACCTACGGGGTGCCGAGCGTCAAGGCCGCCTGGTACGCGGCGGCCCGGCGCACCATCACCATCGGTCGCACGGTCTTCTGGCCGGTGCCCAACGTGGACTCGGCCCTCGTCGAGCTCACCCGCCGCGAGCCTCCGGCCACGGGTGCCAGCCGCGAGGAGGTCTTCGCCGTCATTAACGCGGCCTTCGCCCAGCGACGCAAGACGCTGCGCAAGGCCCTGGCCCCGCTGGCCGGGAGCGCACAGGCCGCCGAGCTGGCCCTGCGGGCCGCGGGCATCGATCCGGCCCGGCGCGGGGAGACCCTGGACGTGGCCGACTTCGCGGCCGTTGCCGAGCGGCTGTCGGCCGCCAGCAGCGGGAACAGACCCCGCCAGGAGGTGCAGTGAACCACCTCAGGGCCGTTCCCAGCCCGGACGAGCAGCCGCGCACCCGCTCCGGCTCCGCCACGAGCGTGCGCGTTGAGGCCCCGTGCCGCGTCACCCTCTTCCACAGCCGGGCGGCCACTGATGCCGACGACGAGGCCCCGGCCACCAGCGTCTACCAGGCGGTCCGGCTCATCACGACCGTCACGGCCCGTCGCCAGTCCTGCGACGACCACGGCACGGTCACCCTCACCCCCGAGGACCCGGCCGGGGGACAGCTGGATCTGGAGGGGCCCGCCGCCCGGGCCGCCCGGGCCTTGGCTCAGGCCGCTGGCATCACCGAGGGCGTTGACCTCCTGCTGCGTCGGCGCGTGCCCGTGCACAGCGGGCTCGGGGCCGGTGCTGCCGAGGAGGCCGCGACCCTCGTCGCCTGCAACCACCTGTGGGGGACCGGGCTGAGCCAGCCGGAGCTGCGCGCCATTGCGGCCGGGCTCGGCGGGGACGCCGTCTTCCCCCTCACGGGCGCCTGCGCCGTCGGACGTGGACGCGAGCTGAGTCCCGTCATGTCCCGGGGCGCCTACCAGTGGGTGCTTGCCGTGCCCGCTGAGGGCCTGGACCCGGCTGAGGTGCTGGCCCGCCATGACGCGCTTGACGCCGTCGGCCACGAGGCACCGGACCAGGCCGGGCACGTGACCCTCCCTGATGGGCTTGCTGCTGTCCCCGCCGACGCCGTCGGAACCGACCCTGGCGGGTCCCGTCCGGACCCCGGCCAGGAGGTCCCGGACGCGCTCACCGCCGCCCTGCGCGCGGGTGACGCCCCCGCCCTGGCCCCCGCCCTGCACAACGACCTCGAGGAGGCCGTCCTGTCACTGAGGCCCGAGCTCACCGACGTCATCGCGGCCGCCGAGCAGGCCGGGGCGCTGCGCGCCCTCGTCACCGGCACCGGCCCGGTCGTTGCCGCCCTCGTGGCGGACACGGTCGCTGCCGCGCGCGTCACCCGCGCCCTGAGCGCCAGCGGGCTTGTTGCCCACGTCCTGCGCGCCGACGCCCCCGTGGCCGGCGCCCGGGTGGTGGGCTGATGGCGCACCTCATCGGACTGGAGTCCATCCGTATCGTCGTCGGCTCACGCCTGCTCCTGGACGACGTCACCCTCGGTATCGAGGACGGCACGAGGGTCGGCGTCCTCGGTCCCAACGGGGCGGGAAAGTCCACGCTGCTGGCCGCCCTGGCCGGTACCCGCGAGGTCGATGGTGGGCGTGTCACCCGCGCCGGGGGCACCCGTGTCGCCATGCTCACCCAGGCCGACGACCTCCCCCCGGGCACCACGGTGCGCCAGGCGGTCCACGGCCACGCCCCCGAGCACGAGTGGGCCTCCGACCCGGCCGTGCGCGACGTCCACGCGGGCCTGCTGGGGGACCTCGACCTGGGGGCCGACGTCGCCACCCTCTCCGGTGGTCAGCGCCGTCGCGTCGCCCTCGCCGCGGTCCTGACCGCCGACGCCGACGTCGTCGTCCTGGACGAGCCCACCAACCACCTCGACGTCGAGGGGGTGGACTGGCTCGCCCGGCACCTGAGTGCCCGGTTCTCCGGCCGACGCGCCTCCACGGGCGCGCTCGTCACCGTCACCCACGACCGCTGGTTCCTCGACGCCATCTGCACCAATGTGTGGGAGGTCGTCCCGGGCGTCGACCCCGGTGGCGGCCGCCCCCAGGTGCCCGGCGGCGTCGAGACCTACGACGGCGGGTACGCCGCCTACGTCCTGGCCCGGGCCGAGCGTGCCCGCCAGGCCGCCGTCGCCGCCGAGAAGCGGGAGAACCTGCTGCGCAAGGAGCTGGCCTGGCTGCGCCGCGGAGCCCCTGCCCGCACCTCCAAGCCCCGCTTCCGCATCGACGCCGCCGAGGCGCTGATCGCGGACGTGCCGCCGCCGCGTGACACGGTCGAGCTCATGGCGATGGCCACCGCCCGTCTGGGCAAGAAGGTCATTGACCTCGAGGACGTCACCGTCCGCTACCCCCGC from Actinomyces respiraculi carries:
- a CDS encoding transposase — translated: MSQQQRKRYTPEFRREAARLVIESECPIARVAAEIDVSAGLLCWWVEAERERAGLDDGLSRAELRAENARLRRELAESRMDNEFLPKAPPSSPRSNEGGKVRANAAGGCVRRTQVCAPRPGEAVV
- a CDS encoding IS630 family transposase codes for the protein MANRPAPGLLLREGDRGELEALVRSRSARAGLVRRARIVLLAADGLSNTEIARRVGASRTTVIAWRGRYQRLGMEGLEDADRPGRPRKVDHTAIVTATLTPPPRSLGVTHWSTRLLAARLGVSAATVARAWRAYGIKPWREQSFRFSTDPEPVGKVTDICGLYLGTNPDVPDNAIVLCVDEKSQIQALDRTMPVLPMQPGLIERRSSDYVRHGTTTLFAALEIATGKVTAATRPRHRHEEFLAFLRQVDRAYKDAIDPDTGERVQLHLVMDNYATHKHKDVRAWLEHHPHIHVHHTPTHASWMNLVEVWFSLIERQAIRRGVFKSVQDLNNKLRAYITGWNKRAHPFTWTKTAEQILTKANRPEINNPGH
- the metG gene encoding methionine--tRNA ligase, which encodes MSHILSAVAWPYANGPRHIGHVAGFGVPSDVFSRYMRMAGHDVLMVSGTDEHGTPILVAADAEGTSARELADRNNRLIVEDLVALGLSYDLFTRTTASNHYAVVQNMFRTVRDNGYMVEQVTRSAISPSTGRTLPDRYIEGTCPICSAPGARGDQCDTCGNQLDPTDLIDPRSRINGEIPEFIESNHWFLDLPALAEALGAWLDERETSGTWRPNVIRFSKNILEEIRPRAMTRDIDWGIPVPGWEDQPSKRLYVWFDAVIGYLSASIEWARRTGDPEAWRQWWNNPEALSYYFMGKDNIVFHSQIWPAELLGYNGQGERGGEPGDLGVLNLPTEVVSSEFLTMEGRKFSSSHGIVIYVRDFLSRYQADALRYFISAAGPETADADFTWAEFVRRTNGELVAGWGNLVNRTASMIHKRFGEIPAPAQLEEIDRALLDSVAAGFATVGDLIRHHRQKAALTEAMRLVGEANKYVADTEPFKLKAEEQLPRLATILHTLAQVVADLNLMLSPFLPHAANDVDRILGGAGQIAPMPRIEEVDELDPEVLPNDFVGRTGYPIITGDYAQAPTWGRHEVAVGTPVGKPSPVFVKLDEAIVEEELARYSQARPDDVTGA
- a CDS encoding TatD family hydrolase; protein product: MSRKHRDRSWPSADAVAPLALAVTDNHTHLPVPGLEENGPGSDAPLTAAELVERAIAVGVARTITSACETPAWEGSIALARTLEGVRVALAVHPNEVVLHAGVREIGPDGLEPHVCEHHAEPLDEAMSRLEGLVRTNPDAVVAVGETGLDFFRTGERGRAVQREAFRAHIALAKETGLPLQIHDRDAHAECVEVLLADGAPERTVLHCFSGGPELAAVCAEQGWYASVAGPVTYPANDELRAALGAVPLELLLVETDAPYLPPTPWRGRPNGGYLMGETVRFLAALRGVDEAAMCERLEHNTREVYGTW
- a CDS encoding G5 domain-containing protein is translated as MGRHSDAGSANTTLANVGALARRSLTRGATNTPAHRSSSSHRGSSFRPRTSPAVLRASSAAAALALAVSGGAYAAVQVSASDVRPLSEAQARMQASGARDVDGETSALSVAGGAVVVTTVTEDQVQAHTTVERETDALASGQRKVETEGVDGLTRVTYQVVTEDGVEVSREEALSVVVTAPVEEVVLVGTGPDPQAASAGSGTAAVAVDGSAASAQAAARDILASRGWDDSQFQCLVSLWQRESGWNYQAQNPSSGAYGIPQALPGSKMGTVAADWATNPVTQITWGLQYIEGRYGSPCNAWAHSNSVGWY
- a CDS encoding resuscitation-promoting factor, coding for MTRHQNPNDTPSTPGHLPGGDSAHSAAQHRVARSGALLRAGAVSTALALAVCGGAYAAVRGTDAVLLTEAQARLGAPTDTGEDVATAAALDVSTAQVVIETVTQDVTDPHGTVEQESGSLAEGVTEVQTAGVDGVVRTTYRVVTEGGVEVSREAVLSVVVTPRTDEVVLVGTSRSASGSAETTATTTAVNDGSVWWSLALCESGGNAGINTGNGLYGAFQFSLPTWQSLGGTGYPHENSYETQLALAQALQARSGWGQWPACAASLGLR
- the rsmA gene encoding 16S rRNA (adenine(1518)-N(6)/adenine(1519)-N(6))-dimethyltransferase RsmA, with translation MPHPAESRPLSAQPDADAQPSGLLGLQDVRGLAEALGVRPTKALGQNFVHDAGTVRRIVRSAGVREGETVLEVGPGLGSLTLALLEAGARVVAVEIDPLLARALPVTVADRAPAAAERLRVVTADALTIDGPQALGPLDGEAPPTRLVANLPYNVAVPVLLTLLGCLPSLESITVMVQAEVADRLAAPPGSRTYGVPSVKAAWYAAARRTITIGRTVFWPVPNVDSALVELTRREPPATGASREEVFAVINAAFAQRRKTLRKALAPLAGSAQAAELALRAAGIDPARRGETLDVADFAAVAERLSAASSGNRPRQEVQ
- a CDS encoding 4-(cytidine 5'-diphospho)-2-C-methyl-D-erythritol kinase encodes the protein MNHLRAVPSPDEQPRTRSGSATSVRVEAPCRVTLFHSRAATDADDEAPATSVYQAVRLITTVTARRQSCDDHGTVTLTPEDPAGGQLDLEGPAARAARALAQAAGITEGVDLLLRRRVPVHSGLGAGAAEEAATLVACNHLWGTGLSQPELRAIAAGLGGDAVFPLTGACAVGRGRELSPVMSRGAYQWVLAVPAEGLDPAEVLARHDALDAVGHEAPDQAGHVTLPDGLAAVPADAVGTDPGGSRPDPGQEVPDALTAALRAGDAPALAPALHNDLEEAVLSLRPELTDVIAAAEQAGALRALVTGTGPVVAALVADTVAAARVTRALSASGLVAHVLRADAPVAGARVVG